One segment of Pseudomonas asgharzadehiana DNA contains the following:
- a CDS encoding winged helix-turn-helix domain-containing protein, protein MEVSKTKSSFYRRLYVAYLIDSGLASSVPALTDVTGMPRRTAQDTIAALADLDIVCEFEQEEGARNHAGQYRIRDWGAIDRRWIEGNLAAIKQVLGYP, encoded by the coding sequence ATGGAAGTGAGCAAGACCAAAAGCAGTTTCTATCGCCGTCTGTACGTGGCGTACCTGATCGACAGTGGGCTGGCCAGCAGCGTCCCGGCGTTGACCGACGTCACCGGCATGCCCCGACGCACGGCGCAGGACACGATTGCGGCGTTGGCCGATCTGGATATCGTGTGTGAATTCGAGCAGGAGGAAGGTGCCCGCAACCATGCCGGGCAGTATCGGATTCGTGATTGGGGGGCGATTGATCGGCGTTGGATCGAGGGTAATCTGGCGGCCATCAAACAGGTTTTGGGTTATCCCTGA